The nucleotide window TATGCTTGTCCTGTACCTCACAGCATGTGGGAAAGACCCCATCAGAGATTTTGCTAacactcacccactctctcAAAGTTGCACATGTTCCACACACAACGTGACAGCTTATctactttttcttgtttttgttgctttgttatttatatatttatatatttatttattttttatttttagcggACAAAGCTTTTCATACTGGTGGTTGAATGGCCATTGGCTTCTCATGTCACAAAACAACATAGTGGACCATGAAAACTTTAGTTCTAGTGTTTAAATGACAAACATGGAATATTAAGAATAAACAAATCAGTTACACTTTATCACAAGTCTCATGATAATGATGCACTGTAAGTTCTGCAAAAACCaaaagctaataataataataataattattaacattatttcaTTAAAGTAAATTATTTATGAGGAACAGTAACAGGCACTAATTCTATatttacagacacagacacacacacacactctctctctccatataaGATCAAATCAGGCCTTTGAGTATttctacaaataattaaaacatttgtaacACGTTACATTAAATGTTAATGGAAATGTAAATGGAATATAAAGCTTGAAAATCCACTTTACATGCTGTTTACCTTAATTTTCTTACTTTTAGTAGCCTGTGCTTTGGATTCATCTCTATGAATTCTAACACAAAGCATGATATATAGCTCCTAGGGTGAGGAATGTACTCATTAATCAACACATAAGGGTCATgtataaattcattaataatagtTGGTTTAACATTTCTTTAGTGATTACCCAAATTCTCATTTTGCTATATTGCACATTTTCCTGTTACAACATACAAACATGATgatgaaaacaataataaaaaaaaaaaaaaacaaacaatggcAACAATGATCAAAGTAAAACAAGCCTCATCATATTTAGTGAAGCATGGAAATAATTTATAGCAACTCATTATAATATTGCATCTGTGTAAGCAGCACCCAGTGGAAAACTATTCTGCATATGCACTAGCagtaagacttttttttctttcacatctATTCACAATGATGGGAGAGAAGGctagaaaaacaaacaagtaaatGAGAGAGTTGAGAGGGGGGATTGAGTCATTCAGTGCATCATTACTCTCATCAAAACAACTACAGCCTCCATATGCCACATCTCTCCATCGCTGTCTGTTTCATTCACACAACAATGTGCCATGCCTTCCAGGAAATAGCACTGAGACAACATGCTGACTGCATATATGATAACTGCAGTCAATCAGGGATCAAgaggaacacaaaaaaaatgggcTTAGATTCCACCTGGACTGTAAATGACAACTGCAAATACGTCGAATACTAAAAAGTAAGATTAACAATATGCTTAAAATCTACAAAGCACATACATATTTTCTGAagtaatttaaacaaaaaaaaccaaaacaaatttcATCACATTAATCAAGTTTTCGGACTTAATGTAAAATTTTTCACAAATGCTGCTTTACCTCCTAGTTGGCCTTagtaatacattttacagtgcGTTACTGGCTTAATTGCCTACTTAATTTTTCAAACAATATGCAAAATATATTGAAAGTAAATCTTTTGtgattctttttgtttataaccaactttattttttccacttctttGGAAGTCAGTCATGACATACTTTcagaatttaaaatttaaaaagaacacCTGGGAGAATCCGTGGGCAAGTAGAATTgcctttgttttctttgctttctatctctctctctctctctctctctctctttgataGTTTCCATTGTGCGTCACATTTGAACAAATTATTGTCTGAAGTCATGTGACATAGGAAGAGGAACTACCTTGAGTGAAACACACACCTACGCCCACATGATAATATACATACTCAGCCCAAGCTAGAGACTCAGTCATAAAAAGAAAGAGGTTACATCCAAGTAGTGGAACATTAGTGACAACTATCAAAGAAGCAAAGTATCGACTTAAGGAGAAAAATGATacaagaatatataaaaatgcaagTTCTGCTTTTTCTAGCAACAGCCATGTCTATCTCATGtgagtctctttttttttgtattttactcATGGTGTCTtcaataatgtacatttttgtgaATGCCATCTGTATTTTATTAGTGTGACTGTGAATGTTTGGGAACTAGCCTTATTGCTTCTGTGAACACCTTTTCAAGTGTTAATTTATTAAAAGGACGGATGCTCTAGCTAGCATTTGTAGCAGTGGGCTTTTGTTTGTTAATCAATGTGCGTTTGTATCTGCTAGGTTCCAACACTGTGAGATCCACTGAGGTGATTGTGGCCAGTGGCTCAGATGCAGTGTTGCCTTGTGCAACGTCTCCCTCAAATGATCACCAATCTGCGGTCACCTGGAAAAGAATTATTGAAAGGTAAGAATCCATTCTTGCATTCATCCATGTAATCTACTCTACATATCATCAAAAAATTCAGTAATAAAGACTCCCTGTCTTGCTTCTTCAGTGAAGAGAGGACAGTGTGGCGCAGGGACAAGAGTGGGATGGAGTTTCGGCCAGTGGGACAAGCACCACAAGTTTACTGTCCGCATCCGAACTTTCAAAGTTCGGATTTTAGTCTTCATATCAAAGACACAAAAGAGGAGGATGCAGGAATGTATCGCTGCGAGGTGGGACACAGGTTCTTCAAGAATGTCATTCTACGGGTTATAAAAGGTAACATACCTCTAACACAtgttggatcttttttttttatggttattgcttttataatgcagtaataatgctcttttctATCATTCAGTAACTGCAATGAATAATATTTCTGAACGGGCCTCAACATCTTAGGGCTATTAAGgctttacatttcaaaaatgaaaatataatatgtCTGTTGTTcctcattttaatatatatttaataaaaaaactttgtttacTTCATTTAACACTGATAAATGGTACGGTTTTCTTCCAGAATGACATTTCAAACAGAGAATAGCGTATGCTCTCAGTAATTCATAATGATATTTACACTCCttcacacttattcacacaaactttactgtgttttgtttttctgcagtGTCCATAAATCCTGCTGTGGTATTCGAGGGTGATCAGCTGACACTGAGCTGCAGTGTCACGCCACAGACCAGTGTCACATTAGTAAACTGGCAACTAAATGGCTCACGAATTACCAGCCAAAATACATTCACTATCGATAAAGTTTCTCAGAAGGATGCAGGAACTTGGAGTTGCCTGATTAGTAACAAATCAACAGACGAAAAAGCATCCATATTGGTGCAGGTCAAAGGTAAAGATTTCTCTTACATATTTTATGCAatatagaaattattttaaatatattgttcaTGTAACTACTTATTAGATAAATCTCCCATACCTAAATTACATGGCATTACTATTAGTTTCACAGAACTAATATCTGTACAGTATGCTTTAAAAATTTCTGAACGATCAGGTTCATTATTATTCAAAAGGGAAATATTTGGTCtgattctctctctcaggaATCCTGGTCCCTAGGGATAACTCAGAGGTAGTGTATGCAGAATTGGGCTCCTCTATCAACCTGCCCTGCATCTTCTCAGATGAAATTCTCTCAAACAGAGCTTCCTGGAAGAAAGAATCCAAAAATCAGCCTGCATTGCTTCCTGagttttttaacatttcttaCAATCCTGGCGTTTCCCAGTCCTCCTCAGTGAAGGGGGACAGATCTGCATACATTAAGAGTGTGCAGGATGGAGACGAAGGCACATACAAGTGTTTGGGACAGTTGATGAGAGCCAACAGCAAAAATGTGGAGGTGGAGAGAACCATTCAGCTGGTCACCACGCAAGGTGAGAGTTAAACCCCAGTGCTTCTATACGCTACACACTTGCATGCTGCTTCCTAATGCTTTCCAAGCTTCtgtcattcattttaatttttaaacattaattcattaatttttaaacactctCTTCATTAAAGCAACTTTAGAGAGAATACAATAcattcaagtttaataatatacatataaacaataCTGTGTAACTCTGTCTCTGCAGTTCTGAGCTCATACAGAAATGGCAAAACATTCCTGACCTGTCACCTTAGCAGCACAAATCAAGTCACCAATTATGAGTGGCTCTATGTGGAATATGGTGTAAATGATTCGCGGACGTTCACCTCTGTCCAAAATTCAACATCGAAATTGCTGATCGTTCCAAAAGAGAGGCACATAAGAGAATGGGTGTGCCGTTTCTATAACCAACAACAGCTTTTGGGAAATGTAACTTACCATTTGCCAATGATGAGTGAGTACTGTTTCAGAATGTAATATTTACTTCTGTAGACATACAACTTCATTTGCTGAAAATACATGAACAAATAAAGGTTTATGTATAAATGAAGAGGCTTAATCTGTAtcgtgtatgtgtttattttcagGTGCTTGGGAGGGAGAGCAACAATCTACAAGTGGAAACAAAGTAGTGATGATTATAGgactgtgttttctgtttttgttgttggtaCTTATTGTGCTTCAGCTGTACAAAAACCATCGCAGGGTAAGtttcaaatttaataaaaatatctatatacAATTGTAACAAACATCTGTATGTTTGGATtttgatataataaaaatgcttagactGGGAATAGACACATGGTAAATGGCTCTGAAATGGTCCTCCTctcattttgtgtgtgcagaGAAAAATGATCTTGCAGTATCCTGCTATGGAGACAATTGTCCACCTCGCCTCAAATCAGCGAGAATATAAAGAAAGACTcgaagtgagagagaaaaccCAGAATGGTGCATGTGGTAAAGACCTGAAACCAGTCAGTGTGTAAATCCATTGACAATTTGGTTGTTTCTGAGTTCAACTTCTTAAGATTATACTTgcatttctattataatttcactgtttatatgtgtgtgtgtgtgtgtgtgtgtgtgtgtgtgtgtgtgtgtgtgtgtgtgtgtgagagagagagagagagagagagcaaagaaaaaaagtaacaaatacTTTTAGGAAATTGTAGCATATATTTTCTTACAACTTTTATTGTCATAATACTAAACATAActacaataattttttatgctgatatttatgtataatacTGTAAAAACATATCAATAAAGTGCCTATATTATTATgaatgtgtaattttttaataaaaaaaatatataataataatataatgataataatactaatacataatacacatatatatacagtagttcTTTCCTTACACATTGtgttgtctatatatatatatacacaacacaatgtgttgtatatttacaaatacaatatatatacatgtgttttatatatatatatatatatatatatatatatatatatatatatatatatatatatatatatatatatatatatatatatatataattggaaTACATTTCTGTTAAGTCCACTGAGAAATTCCATGACAAATAATGTTATCGCAACGTGACTACAGACTTgagattttatacatttttacatattaacATAATTAGTTACATCATATAACATGAGATTTCCATTACTCATGACACTGAGTTTAGCTTCAAAAGACTTAAAAATTAGGTGATGTATACTGCTACAAAATAGGGTTTAAAGCATAAGAAAATCAGTTTGCAACACTTTCTTATTCTTCAAATACGATTTGAAAGGGATGCATAAAATGTGTTATATTTCCAGAAGAATGGATGAAGACTGGCCAAGCAATCTAACAGAGTCAGAGCAAAACTGTGTGGAGGAAAATTAGTGGGTGGGGCAAAAGAAGCTGGAGACAGTTAAAGGCAAGTGGTGTGCCAGTTATAAGAAAATATGAACATTACAGTCAAAACaagaaaccattttttttccaccataatGTCTTACACTTGCCAGCAATAGGTACATCATATTCTTCTTGAATACAAAGCCACTAAGCAAAACTATGTGTAGCTGTACACTTTTTGATGCTGTATTCAGCTCAATATTACAGCATATTACATGTTCCTTTGTCAGAAAAGGAAATATTTCCAGGTAATTCGTTTTTGTGCCTTTGGACCATGCTACTTATTTTTTGCCTCCACTGCTCCACTATTTTGTTTCTAGATATTGTTACTTTTGTTAAATAGTATTAGTGGTAAAGTAAAGTACCTAAGGAAAATTTGTGAACCGTTTCTCTATTTCTTCTTAAAATTATGCAAAGTCACAAAGAACACCAAGGACCTACAGGAAAACACTGGCAAAAAATAAAGACTAAAAAGAACCTCATTAATAGAACCACCTAATAGAAGTGTGGGGTTGACAGTATTATGTTCGGGGCTATTTTACTGCTATGGGTCTAGGATTACTAATTAACCTATGAATTCTGGTAATTCTACAGGTGAATGtccaaataataaaacagtagaAATGTTCCAAAATAGTCCTACAAAGAGTAGTTCATTCAAGAAAGCCCACTAACATCACTTActtaaagcagtttttttttaaagagaaattaGCTAATATTACTCTAATTCATGGAGTAATTTGTTGCCAGAAACTTTTGGTTGTTAAAGTTTTTCAAGTTCAAAGGTTCAGACTAGGTATTGGAAGCAACAGTTCAAGTACTTTTCCCAACAAAGATACATAATGGATAATTTTGCCCagtacataaatgtaaaaactatatatttttactttttatgtgTAATTTATTTCAATTAGGTTCTCTTGATATTAATTGACATCTTAGTTTAaattatgcaaaatattttttctttaaagaaatctGAAAAGTGTTCCCAAACTTTctataaacacattaaatgtaTGCATAAATGAACAAAGTCTATACAAAGGCTTTTGGAGTGGGCTTTACTATATTCTGTCCTTGAAGTAGCTTCACCTAACTGTGGTGCAGATCACAGTTTCCATTTTGCACCAGATTCTTTCATTGCatggacaaacaaacaaaatgtttgtcacattacattacacttcaCTGTAATCTGCTTCGCTATGCCTGGGTGTTTTCGGATACTCTGCAGAAGTTGGGGCCTGTTCAAAACAGTCTAGTGTTTTATCGTCAAGCCCAGTGAACTCCAGCACATCCTCATCATCGAAGCACCAGCCTGGCCAGTCCACATTTACACCCATTGAAGTGATAGGTCTAATGGAAAATAGTGGAAATGACAGAGACTTTTATGTTTACCTAATGGATTTGAAATTACAtgctaaattaaaaacaataattaatatatgCGTAAAATTCAGAGACCACCCCTTTGTTTTCAAGGTGATAATTATTTGcaagtaataatagtaatgggAAACTGTTCATTTTCAGTTAAATTTATGTAGATCGGCAGGTCATGACATTAAcgataatatttaatataatcacACCACAGTTAAAAGCTATGAAATCTCTATATAGTTTATTTTGAATACTACATGTTAATACTGTGTACCTacttaaacaaaatatattacaaaatgtatgtgaacacatgaccatcacacccaaTTGAGCTTCAGCATCTCATTTCAAAGCTAATAATATGGAGTCGTTTCAGTCTTTGCTGCTATAGctgcctccactcttctggaaagacttTTCCATAGATTTTGAAGCATGGCTGTGGGATTTGTGTCTATCTATTCACAAGAACAATAGTGACGTTGTACTTTCAGATCAGAAGGCCTAGCTTTATGCAACCTGCATTCAAATTCATCTTAATGATGTTTAGtggggttgagatcagggctcttgttcttcttattttttcagctttttccattaggggtcgccacagcggatcatctgtctccatacccccctgtcctctacaactgcctctttcaacccaaccacctgcatgtctttcctcaccacatccataaacctccttcttggccttcctcttttcctccttcctggtggctctatccttagcattctcctaccgaaataccccatgtccctcctctgcacatgtccaaaccatctcaatcttgcctacCTCAACTTGTTTCCAAAACTTTCTACATGcattgtccctctaataaactcatttctaatcttgtccatcctcgtcactcccaacaaaacctcaacatctttagttctgctacctccagctcgacttcctgtcttttactcaatgccactgtctttaaaccatacaacatctcaggtctcaccacagtcctataaactttccctttcactcttgcagatacccttctatcactaatcactcctgccactcttctccacccactcaaccctgcctgcactcttttcttcacttctctaacacactcttcattactttgcactgttgaacccaggtacctgaactcctccaccttctccacctcttttccctgcaaccgcaccactccactgccctccctctcattcgcacacactgtcttactcctactgactttcattccccttttctccagcatgtaccttcacctcttcaggctcttctcaacctgctcgctactcttaccacaaataacaatatcatctgcaaacatcatagtctcctatagactcctgtctgactccatagactcctgtctgaccccgtccgtcaacctgtccatcaccactgcaaacagaaaagggctcagagctgatctttgatgcagtttaacctccaccttgaaccagtctgttgttcctactgcaaaCTTTACTGCTTTCACACTGCCCTCCTACATGTCcggcaccaccctcacatacttctctgacacacctgacttcctcatacaatttcacaactcctctctcagcaccctgtcatacgctttctctaaatccacaaacacacaatgcaactccttctgaccttctctatacttctccatcaacattctcaaagcaaataatgcatctgtggtgcttttcctcGACATCAAACCATACTGTTGTTCACAGGTGATCACCTCTGCTCTCAggctggcttccactacttattcctataacttcatggtgtgactgatcaactttattcccctgtagttactgcaggtctggacatctcccttgttcttaaagatcggtatcagcacacttcttctccattcctcaggcatcttctcactttccaaaatcctgttaaacaatcttgttaaaaactccactgccatctgctcttacttcctcctcactaattctatccacttcctgctccaccatctctacaccatccaaccatctctctatctcattttcctcattcatcagctgctcaaaatactccctccatcttctcagcacactcttctcactagtcaacacatttccatctccatcctttattgctctaacttgcagcacatccttcccagctcggtccctctgcctggaaAATCGGCcacatcttcttgtactcctgcctactgttctcatcactctgttgatcacaattctgttttgccGACCTTTTTCTCTTTGTGCTGTCCTGcatttcctcattccaccacgactatttccagatgtcacaccaagtacctttctagctgccacccttatcacttctgcagtagttgcccaatcatccagcacctcttcaccaccaccgagcccctgtctgacctcctccctaaatctcacactacagtcttcctctttcagtttccaccatcttattcttctttcagtcttcactctcctcctcttcttcttcacctccaaaaccatcctacagaccaccagccgatgctgtctagctacactgttccctgccaacaccttacagtctccaacaGCTCAATGAATTCTTGCACAGCCACCTTAGCAACCACCTTTTTGACCtatttttgtgcacagggctaTTGTCATGCAGGGTCATGTTTGAGTCTGTCccttaatttaattataattctaCAACATACAGAGACCGCCTAGACAATTGTGTACTACCAAACATATGACATTTTGtaatggtcaggtgtgtgtgtgatggtcagatggTCAGCCACATACATTTGGCCATATATTGTAAGTACTTCATGGCTCTTTGTCTGAAACTGAATTGAAAAAActcagttgtttatgtttagTTTTGTGTGATACCTTCAACAATACATAATGAATGGCTATTTATTGGGCAAAAATGCTGGTCTCTAAAATGTTGCATAGTACTGTAAAAGCTCTGTATTAGTATGCTGTGAAAATTAAGTTTAGAGTTGATTTAGCTGTTTCGGACATAAGCTTATTCTGTGTAGGCAGAACAGCTCTGTAAGATCAAGACACAGACATAAAACACAGAATGAAACTACTGTCTTCTTTTCAAATGCTAAAATCTCTTCTATTACAGTCATTTCTTTAccatggaacaaaaaaaaatccatcaaaaCGAATTTCATATCTTAGTAATAATTCCATTGAGtgaatttgaatatatttaaatattgattGGAAAACTTAGCATGACAAAACTAGCATGGCAATGAAAGcacaaaaaacaatcaaagagaaataaaatatccACTGGAAATCAGGATCACTATTATACTGTCTAACCTGTTTTGGTAGatgacataataaatcataaaaaatgtacCTGTTGTTCCTGTCATTGTAACTGCTGTCTACGCTGGTCTCTGTATGAGAGTCATACCATCTTGATCTGAACAGCTCTTGCTCCTCTGTTgctgcctctttctctctgtaactgggtgatggtgatggagaagtgcagactaaatgtggaaaagtaTTGGAACTTTGAGCAGAAGTCTTTTCTAAATGCTTCCCCTCTTTTTTTACTATTCCACGCTCTCTGTCACGCTCCTTGGCCCTTTTCAGGATTCCCTGCAGaggggaagactggagctcagGTAAGGATTCAGTCCTCTGTGgttttattctattattctttGGAGCATTCTCATTATGTGTCTCTTTTGACAGTTCTGACTCTGACTCTGAAATCCTGTCAAAGGGAAAATTCCAGAACGCC belongs to Silurus meridionalis isolate SWU-2019-XX chromosome 4, ASM1480568v1, whole genome shotgun sequence and includes:
- the LOC124384880 gene encoding obscurin-like, with product MIQEYIKMQVLLFLATAMSISCSNTVRSTEVIVASGSDAVLPCATSPSNDHQSAVTWKRIIESEERTVWRRDKSGMEFRPVGQAPQVYCPHPNFQSSDFSLHIKDTKEEDAGMYRCEVGHRFFKNVILRVIKVSINPAVVFEGDQLTLSCSVTPQTSVTLVNWQLNGSRITSQNTFTIDKVSQKDAGTWSCLISNKSTDEKASILVQVKGILVPRDNSEVVYAELGSSINLPCIFSDEILSNRASWKKESKNQPALLPEFFNISYNPGVSQSSSVKGDRSAYIKSVQDGDEGTYKCLGQLMRANSKNVEVERTIQLVTTQVLSSYRNGKTFLTCHLSSTNQVTNYEWLYVEYGVNDSRTFTSVQNSTSKLLIVPKERHIREWVCRFYNQQQLLGNVTYHLPMMSAWEGEQQSTSGNKVVMIIGLCFLFLLLVLIVLQLYKNHRRRKMILQYPAMETIVHLASNQREYKERLEVREKTQNGACGKDLKPVSV